The Lolium rigidum isolate FL_2022 chromosome 1, APGP_CSIRO_Lrig_0.1, whole genome shotgun sequence region ACACAAACCTTACACACACCGAAGCATTCAGCGTTGTCGACGTTGCACACTACACCTGACCATGGGTAGCCTGGCCCGGCCCAGCCAGAAATTTCCGGGCCAAGCCCGACCCAACCATGCtcagggccaggcctaggcctgaTTTTTTGGCCCGTCGGTCAAGTCGGGCCAGGCTTGGACCTTGATTTTATGTGATTTAGTGAAGAGGTCCAGCCCGAGACCCGACAGGCTTTCTCTATGATGGGCCGAGCTTGGGCCTATTTTttggcccgacggtcgggccgggccaggcctaggccaagATTTTCAGCGTCAGGCTTTGgttggcccggcccggcccgagaaatgtcTAGGTATATTGCACACCGATGTAATTGTTATCACTCCTCGAGCCAACAACTTCAACATTTTTCAAGAACGGCAATCTAAGAAGAAATTGTCGCAACAACCTCATGAACGACATGTTATCTCATATGAAACATCCAATAGTTCACATAGGTGACTGGTAGCTCCGATTCTATTGACGAGCTCCGAAGAGGAGAGGAGATGCGCATGTCCCACGCCGAAGAAGACCTTCACGGCCAGACCCCGTCGCAAAGCATGGTTGCCGCTCAAAGGACACGGGAGTAGCTCTGACTTCATAGCAGAAGTCCACCATGAAGATCTTGCGAACACGCCAAATAAGAGCCAGCTAGGAAAGCTTTTGTTGGTGGTATGACAAACTGTTGGTGTGGTGCTACTTTATGCAATTTGGCCTGCAATAATCTTTATGTGTTACCATAGCTGATGCGGTATTAACAGGTTTTCCTGTTAATGCTGCAACCGGCTCTCTCCCTTTTCCCTCTTCTGTGCAAGTTGTAATGATGTGGTGCTGGTTATTTGAGCTTCCGATGGAAAAGGTGTTAAAGCCCGGTTAGAAAATAAAacctgaaataaataaaaaatgcaGAGACGTAGTGGTAGTCTGCATCAGTAACAACACGAGGGTATGGGGTAACGTCATTATGCAAGTGCCTGAAGACTGAAATTACTATGATAGATAATTGTATGCACATGGTTGCCAAATGCAGTCCAGCAGAACCACGTTTCTCGGGCTGGCACTGTCACTCCGACAGCCTGGTCCATGAGAATATAAGAACAGCTCACTGCTAAAGACCGCCTAAGCATCCGGCATCAACATTGGTTACAGAGACAATGTGCTGGCCAACGAACTGGAGCATAATATATGCCATGCTAATAATATCAGCTCACTTTGTCCATCAGCATGTAGGCCCAGGCACAAGCCAGCGGGAACAAACAAATTAATCAGAATGGATCATCTTCCATACAATGTTTTATTTGCTATACCTTGGTACATTATGGCATCCCCACAAAATACTGTTATCTATATGGACAGGAAAAGAATTCTACAACACAAATGTAGTTAGAAAGATCAGAGAGTGTCACAACACGAGCATTGTTCACTAGGGAAGTGAACCTCAAGAGAAAACAAATTGCTTAGTCAGACTTGCTCTGTGCTGCTAGGCTGAGATTAACAGGGCGCGCCTCGAACCCTCCTCCCTTGCGTTCCTCTAGAGTGTATGGCATGTAAGTCCCGAGGATCTTGTCCCACATGACGAAAAACGGCTGCGAGAAGTTGTACTTGTTGCCGTAGAGCTGGTGGTGAATGTCATGGTAAGCGCTGTTGTTGCTGAACAAGGCATGAAGGATGTTCCCAGGAAGCCATAGGCCGCAGTGATCATCAACTGTCTTGATGGTTGCGAATGAGAAGAAGAATATGGCCGTCCTAGGAGTCATTCCAGCGACGAGGAAAGAGAGGGCACCACCGATTGTGTCCAGAATGAGGCCCTCAAGGGGGTGGTTGTACAGAGCCCCAAATGCAAACGGAACCACGAGAGTGTGGTGTTTCGAGTGGATATGCTTGTACAAGAACTTGTTGATGTGCATGTATCTGTGCATGAAGTACTGCCATGTGTCCATAACAACCATTGCAATGAGAAATTGCAGTGCTATCACCAGGGCTGGAGGTTGCTTTCTCACGGTACCATTGTCATCACCAATGATCTGCATTTTGACCACATTTCCAGAACTTAAGTCATCATTTTGACCACATTTCCAGAACTTAAGTACAGTAATCGTATAAAATTTCATCAGGTAATCGTAGGAGCAGTCATAAGAGACATAATTTGTTCAAGGACACAAGTTTTTTGACTTATTCTGGAAATCCATCCGTACTATTTTAGACTCCATTTCCTTTTCGAAAGCACACGGATATGAGTGCTGCAATTTACTAAAGAAAGAAAGGATGTTCATGTGAAGCCACCTTTCGATCAACAAAACAAACAGCACAGCATCCAAAAACAAaattaaaccttagtttcttcTCAACAACCTACCCTGTTTAGACTGTCAAGATAAAAATTCTCCAATGTGAATGCGTCCAACAGTACTCAGTTTACTTGACAAGTGAGCCTAAGAGCTAATACATGTTCACATCAACATACCAATGCTGATTGTGTTTGCTACTGAGCTATTTTCCATCTAAATATGACCCCAGAAAGTATTTAATAAAAGGTTTGAACTGCCTTCTTTTTTGCATTAAAGAGTTTGAACTTCAGTGAGCAATTGCCTAAGTCTCAATCAAAGCTTATGTTCCAAAGTTGTTCGAGTATGCCACGTGTGATGATGAATCCAGTGGAACGCATCTTAAACTGAATTTGAACTGGGCATGGATGTGAAAACATCCCGAAGAGGATTATTACCGTGAAGAGGAGAAGCGAGACGGCGATTTGGAAGCCCTGCTGTACGAGGACGCCCTTGACGACCGTCGACTTGGAGACGATGTTCTTGGTCTCCTCCTCCCCCTTGGGGTGGAGCCGGTAGTTCTCCATCTCCATTCTGTCAAGAAGGATGTACATCCCCGAGTAGAGCCAGTACACCGCAATGGGCACGAATGTGCCGAGCAGCTCGTCGGAGACCGCAAACTCCATCTCAGATTGTCCCCCCAGCTCTCCAAATCTTTACAGCTGCTGCCTCCAATAGTCAGACCCTGCCGCTGCAAGCAAGGAAGCATTCAGTTAAAGCTGGTAACAGATTGGGGGTGAAAAAACTGGGCGAAACACCCCAAATCTTGAATCCAAACGCAGCCTAAATCCTAATACGGCGGACTCCAGCACCAGTAGGCAGGAACAGCAAATGCGCAGTCCTGAGACGATTCCGCGAGGCTAGAGCCTCAAGTAAGCATTTTTGTCTGAAGAATCTGACAAATCAGGTCGGATCTTACCAGGCCAGAACAGGGAGGCTCCCGGTCCAAAGTCTGTGAGGGCGAAAGAGGAGAAAGGATCCTCGGGCTGCCTCCGCTCGGAGACAGGCGGAGCTTCTTCAGGCGACTGCTTGAAGCAAGGACGGCAATGCGGTGGCCAGCGAATCCCGGCGAGACCTGAGAGAAATTAAGCTAAGGGGGATGCCGCCGCCCGCCCGGACCCGAGAGGGGAGAAGCAGAGACCGTGTGGGATAGGAGAGGCGAAGGATAATCAGCCGACTGCTCCTATCTGTTCCAGTTTGTACTGATCTGAAATGCCATGGGCGGTCGAAGCTGACTGAATCAAGCTCTGGGTAATTCAACCCTAAAGTCAGAGGAAATAATGCGACCCCGGCACGCAGACGAGATTCTCTGCGGACTGCGGCCCATTGATTTACCTGGCCGAGAGCACGAGGTTTGACGAAGCCGGTTCCCTATTTTCCcctgtttttcattttctttaaaCCCTTTTTTATTTTTAGTGAATAAACATTATCTGGAGGAGACCTCCTCCGCGGCGCTGCCCGTGCAGCGCCCCAGATCGCCGCCGACACATACCTCCTCCGCCCCCTTCCTCCTTCCGTCGCCGCCGGCACGCGCTCCTAGGCAAAGCCCGGGGCtactggcggcggcgggcctCCTGACCTATGTCGCGCACTCGGAGGATCCCTTGATCTACGACGCCGCCTCCCTTGGCTGGTGTCGGGGCTGGTCCGGGAGCGGCACGTTAGAACCTTAGGCGGGtaccgaggcggcggcctctggCAGGTGGTCTGCGGCGTGTTGCACCCGATCGCGGCAACCCCCATGGCGGTCGAGCGGTGGCCTGTAATGCATCTCACAGCGGGGGAGATCCCGATGATTGTCGATCTGGATCCCTTGGCGGCATGGCCGAGAGTGGCGGTGGCCGGCAGGCCCTAGCGCCCCTCCCCCTGGTGGAACTCCTCTCCCTCAGGATAAAGTTTGCTTCGGTGTTGGGATTTGGCGGCGGTGGCCTCGTCGACGAGTCAGTGGCTCTGTGGTGGTCTACTCTTCTGCCAGAGGTGGTCGACCGATTATTCCGATGATGAGTGGGGTCGCGCAGCCGCCAGTGAAAACTGTGCTCCGAATCTAGTATGTGCGGGCGATGGCGGTGtgttggggggatggcccccggtaggccaagactatggcAAGTTCGCCATGTCTGGGCAATGTTAAACCGGGTCACAGAGTGATCCGGTATCTTTAAGTTCGGTTAACCAAAGGTGGTGCAAACCGGTATCCCCAGAGAGGTATACCAGAGTGCCAGTTCTAAGAGGCTGTGCCGCTAAGTCAGAATATACCGGAATAAGGTACTGGTGTATAGGAACCAGGGGTCACTGTAGCCATCAGCACTCTTGTCAAAGATTCTCtcgggagctagaggacaaagatgagcgaagcagatcagctttaaacgaagccctgacgccaaagcagaaggtgacgtaaaagctaccggaGGATGTCATTGCTCCCTGACTAAAGACATACCGGTGTCATCTgatgccaaagaggctttgtaaagtagtttgtctagtcaaagatgccattagggtttcttcccttgtaagccacc contains the following coding sequences:
- the LOC124683237 gene encoding sphinganine C4-monooxygenase 1-like, with amino-acid sequence MEFAVSDELLGTFVPIAVYWLYSGMYILLDRMEMENYRLHPKGEEETKNIVSKSTVVKGVLVQQGFQIAVSLLLFTIIGDDNGTVRKQPPALVIALQFLIAMVVMDTWQYFMHRYMHINKFLYKHIHSKHHTLVVPFAFGALYNHPLEGLILDTIGGALSFLVAGMTPRTAIFFFSFATIKTVDDHCGLWLPGNILHALFSNNSAYHDIHHQLYGNKYNFSQPFFVMWDKILGTYMPYTLEERKGGGFEARPVNLSLAAQSKSD